From the Desulfovibrio sp. JY genome, one window contains:
- a CDS encoding PaaI family thioesterase encodes MDFTVLADLIENGLPFQKMLGIRVASIEEGRVRLFVPFREDLIGDARRPAIHGGVISTLADVCAGFAVWTRCELDDRIATIDLRVDYLRPATAHDLYAEATVRLLGNRVGNAQVVLWSEGSPEEHVAEGRGVYNIRRSH; translated from the coding sequence ATGGACTTCACGGTGCTCGCTGATCTGATCGAAAATGGCCTGCCGTTTCAGAAAATGCTCGGTATCCGCGTCGCGTCGATCGAGGAAGGCCGCGTGCGGCTGTTCGTTCCCTTTCGGGAGGACCTCATCGGGGACGCTAGACGGCCCGCCATCCACGGCGGCGTCATCTCGACCCTGGCCGATGTCTGCGCCGGGTTTGCCGTATGGACCCGTTGCGAGCTCGATGACCGCATCGCCACCATCGACCTGCGCGTGGACTATTTGCGGCCGGCGACCGCCCATGACCTTTACGCCGAGGCCACGGTGCGCCTTCTCGGCAACCGGGTCGGCAACGCCCAGGTGGTGCTGTGGTCCGAAGGGAGCCCGGAAGAACATGTGGCCGAAGGGCGCGGTGTCTATAATATTCGGCGAAGTCACTGA
- a CDS encoding hydrolase yields the protein MKTELLNPQNSAVIFIDHQPQMTFGVASIDRQTLLNNVLLLAKAASIFKVPTILTTVETKSFSGNMWPQLLDIFPGQEPIERSSMNSWESDAFVKAVAATGRKKLIMAALWTEVCLVFPALEALGAGYEVYAVEDASGGTSITAHNAAMRRIEQAGAIPVTALQVLLEFQRDWARKETYNDVLAVVKEHGGAYGQGVEYAYTMVHGAPASRSEGK from the coding sequence ATGAAAACCGAGCTGTTAAACCCACAAAATAGCGCAGTGATCTTCATCGATCACCAGCCGCAGATGACTTTTGGCGTGGCGAGCATCGATCGCCAGACGCTGCTCAATAACGTGCTGTTGCTGGCCAAGGCCGCCAGCATCTTCAAGGTCCCCACCATCCTCACCACTGTGGAAACGAAGAGCTTCTCTGGAAACATGTGGCCGCAGCTCCTGGATATCTTTCCGGGGCAGGAGCCCATCGAGCGCTCCAGCATGAATTCCTGGGAGAGCGACGCCTTTGTGAAGGCCGTGGCGGCGACCGGCCGCAAGAAGCTGATCATGGCCGCCCTCTGGACCGAGGTCTGCCTGGTCTTCCCGGCCCTGGAGGCCCTGGGCGCGGGCTACGAGGTCTACGCGGTGGAGGACGCCTCGGGCGGCACGAGTATCACCGCCCACAACGCCGCCATGCGCCGTATCGAACAGGCCGGGGCCATTCCGGTCACGGCGCTCCAGGTGCTGCTCGAGTTTCAGCGCGACTGGGCTCGCAAGGAAACCTACAACGACGTGCTGGCCGTGGTGAAGGAACATGGCGGCGCGTACGGCCAGGGCGTGGAATACGCCTACACCATGGTGCACGGCGCACCCGCCAGCCGGTCCGAAGGAAAGTGA
- a CDS encoding antibiotic biosynthesis monooxygenase, with protein MDDKAAIDASGPLTVIAAWRIKPGMEATFEAWHQGIVAEAARFPGHLGNIVMRPGEGSDEYRVIFRFDSLDHLLAWETSQARGEWLRKSEQFRASPIRYRKGYGLEFWFASPRADAVGPPPRWKMALVTIVAIYALVNLVGMAFAPFVGGLSPWLVGFVETAVIVLLMTYLVMPAATRLLARWLFPAAKDVPP; from the coding sequence ATGGACGACAAGGCCGCGATCGACGCTTCCGGACCGCTCACCGTGATCGCGGCCTGGAGGATCAAACCGGGCATGGAAGCGACGTTCGAAGCCTGGCATCAGGGCATCGTCGCGGAAGCGGCGCGTTTTCCCGGACACCTCGGCAATATCGTCATGCGGCCGGGGGAAGGTTCCGACGAATACCGCGTCATCTTCCGCTTCGATTCCCTGGACCATCTCCTGGCCTGGGAAACCTCCCAGGCGCGCGGCGAATGGCTGCGCAAGTCGGAGCAGTTCCGGGCTTCCCCCATCCGCTACCGCAAAGGCTACGGCCTGGAATTCTGGTTCGCCTCGCCCCGGGCCGACGCAGTCGGCCCGCCGCCTCGCTGGAAGATGGCGCTGGTGACGATCGTCGCCATCTACGCCCTCGTCAACCTCGTGGGAATGGCCTTCGCGCCGTTCGTGGGCGGCCTTTCGCCCTGGCTCGTCGGCTTCGTGGAAACGGCGGTCATCGTGCTCCTCATGACCTATCTGGTCATGCCCGCCGCAACCCGCCTGCTGGCCCGCTGGCTGTTCCCCGCCGCAAAGGATGTACCGCCATGA
- a CDS encoding amidohydrolase codes for MNATTADILLTNGRITTLDPKNPQATAVAMADGRILAVGDEADLAPHTGPDTRRLDLGGRTVIPGLNDSHIHVIRGGLNYNMELRWDGVPSLADALRLLKEQARRTPPPQWVRVVGGWTEFQFAERRMPTLAEINAVSPDTPVFVLHLYDRALLNAAALRALGYTKDTPDPMGGHIERDRNGTPTGLLVAKPNALILYASLAMGPKLGFDDQVNSTRHFMRELNRLGLTSCIDAGGGFQNYPDDYKVIEHLAGRGELTVRLAYNLFTQRPGAEYEDFAGWAKTVSPGQGNDLYKVNGAGEMLVFSAADFEDFLEPRPDLKPVMEAELGKVVELLAEKRWPFRLHATYDESISRFLDVFEEVDRKVPFDGLRWFFDHAETISARNLDRVQALGGGIAIQDRMAFQGEYFVARYGAKAGKRTPPVGLMRERGIPVGAGTDATRVASYNPWVSLYWLTSGKTVGGLSLYGDDNRLDRTTALELYTRGSAWFSGDEEKKGLLAPGRLADLAVLSADYFSVPDEAIKGIESVLTIMDGKIVHGSGEFASLAPALPPASPNWSPTGKYPAMAPWKHGEQAGTSLCRDRTCGEPLHRHTHTVIGPRGNWGIGCTCFAY; via the coding sequence ATGAACGCAACGACTGCCGATATCCTGCTGACCAACGGACGCATCACCACCCTGGACCCGAAAAACCCGCAGGCCACGGCCGTGGCCATGGCCGACGGACGCATCCTGGCCGTCGGCGACGAGGCGGACCTGGCCCCGCACACCGGACCGGATACGCGACGCCTGGATCTGGGGGGCCGCACGGTCATCCCCGGGCTCAACGATTCCCATATCCATGTGATCCGGGGCGGGCTCAACTACAACATGGAGCTGCGCTGGGACGGCGTGCCGTCGTTGGCCGACGCCCTGCGCCTGCTCAAGGAACAGGCGCGGCGCACGCCGCCGCCCCAGTGGGTGAGGGTGGTCGGCGGCTGGACGGAATTCCAGTTCGCCGAGCGACGTATGCCGACCCTGGCCGAGATCAACGCCGTGTCTCCGGACACACCGGTCTTCGTGCTGCACCTCTACGACCGGGCGCTGCTTAACGCGGCGGCCCTGCGCGCCCTGGGCTATACCAAGGACACGCCCGACCCCATGGGCGGGCACATCGAGCGGGACAGAAACGGCACCCCCACCGGGCTGCTCGTGGCCAAGCCCAACGCCCTGATCCTCTACGCCTCCCTGGCCATGGGCCCCAAGCTCGGCTTCGACGACCAGGTCAACTCCACCCGGCACTTCATGCGCGAACTCAACCGCCTGGGCCTGACGAGCTGCATCGATGCCGGCGGTGGTTTCCAGAACTATCCCGACGACTACAAGGTGATCGAGCATTTGGCCGGGCGGGGCGAACTGACCGTGCGCCTGGCCTACAACCTCTTCACCCAGCGTCCCGGGGCGGAATACGAGGATTTCGCCGGCTGGGCCAAGACCGTTTCCCCGGGACAGGGCAACGATCTCTACAAGGTCAACGGCGCGGGCGAGATGCTGGTCTTTTCCGCCGCCGACTTCGAGGATTTCCTGGAACCCCGCCCGGACCTCAAGCCGGTCATGGAGGCGGAACTCGGCAAGGTCGTGGAGCTTTTGGCGGAGAAGCGCTGGCCGTTTCGGCTGCACGCCACCTACGACGAATCCATCTCCCGCTTCCTGGACGTCTTCGAGGAGGTCGACCGCAAGGTCCCCTTCGACGGCCTGCGCTGGTTCTTCGACCACGCCGAGACCATCTCGGCGCGCAACCTCGATCGCGTGCAGGCCCTTGGCGGCGGCATCGCCATCCAGGACCGCATGGCCTTCCAGGGCGAGTACTTCGTGGCCCGCTACGGGGCCAAGGCCGGCAAGCGCACACCGCCCGTGGGCCTCATGCGCGAGCGCGGCATTCCGGTTGGGGCCGGCACGGACGCCACCCGGGTTGCCAGCTACAACCCCTGGGTATCCCTGTACTGGTTGACCAGCGGCAAGACCGTCGGCGGCCTGTCCCTCTACGGGGACGACAATCGCCTGGACCGCACGACCGCCCTGGAACTCTACACCCGGGGCAGCGCCTGGTTTTCCGGCGACGAGGAGAAAAAGGGCCTGCTGGCCCCGGGCCGGCTGGCCGATCTGGCCGTGCTTTCAGCCGATTACTTCAGCGTGCCGGACGAGGCCATAAAGGGCATCGAATCCGTGCTCACCATCATGGACGGCAAGATCGTGCACGGCTCCGGGGAGTTCGCCTCCCTGGCTCCAGCCCTGCCGCCGGCTTCGCCGAACTGGTCCCCCACGGGCAAGTATCCGGCCATGGCGCCGTGGAAACATGGCGAACAGGCGGGCACGTCCTTGTGTCGCGACCGGACATGCGGCGAGCCGCTGCACCGGCATACACACACCGTTATAGGCCCGCGGGGGAATTGGGGCATCGGCTGCACGTGCTTCGCCTATTGA
- a CDS encoding autotransporter domain-containing protein, which produces MANSGAFYNWGELTNNGTFTNTGTLNNSNISGTLHNTGTLINSGTIANNGAITNTGSLHNSGTLSGAGSYTQSGSSAITTNTGTFQAATISISGGVFYQNAGALSADSLTIDSGATLNYAGGALSTTSGILTDNGLLLASPASGTTLTIPASLSIIGTGALTKTGDGTLVLAGTNTYTGATTITGGTLSISSANNLQGTSGIAMDGGTLQATATLELGKAITLGSGGGTFDVDTGKSLTLSGGISDAVSATAGSLAKTGAGTLLLKGTNTYSGNTSVNAGTLQAGATNAFSPNSVVVLANVAGATLDLNDFDQTVAGLSGGGTSGGDVSLGSAALTVNQNVDTTYAGVISGTGSLRKSGLGTLTLTGTNTYSGGTTLIGGTLAISSDANLGAVTGVLTFDGGTLRTNADCGIYRAINVSGNGTLDNAGNNVSLSGVLTGAGTLTLAGSGTDTLGATFDGSGFAGTLDVASAATLAGVGTVHNLSVSGTISPGNSPGTITVTGDYTQSATGNYICQVTPTASDLINVTGGSATLAGTLTVVPEYAFYNSGTTWIILTTTGGVTGTLTSGISGSTPANWILAPVSMGNAVAVTLMRAAYAASATSVRSSATGAGLNAAAYSATGELATLIQYLDYSYGTDSNLAAWSVAHNALTDYVLNVLSPEPYDAFTQVLFDGGRLLTSVQRAGLYSGEAGGGAIASPGDIGPASIAGASGPSGAMSGLDDKPWRVGGNGLGVFIKPLGMLSGQKGSADRTGYNTVTGGVTGGMLFSPGPAWTFALAPGYVTQSMTLHSEGGGKGTVEDWSLALLGGYRQDGWHADIGVRAGYDAYRSTRNLPLPTSSGAAKATWNGWNTSITAGGGYDCKLGALDLGPFASVQWQHAHEDGFRESRVGTLGQSLRERSADALTTIVGGRVSRTFETAGGLVVTPEIRAGWSAEWLSNPGYITASFLGSSASAYHAVTADQRYHSMLLDAGVTMRLQDRLSLSAKVGVKLFRPGHEAQAASIGFTYSF; this is translated from the coding sequence TTGGCCAATTCCGGCGCATTCTACAACTGGGGCGAGCTGACGAACAACGGCACGTTCACCAACACAGGCACGCTCAACAACAGCAATATATCAGGAACGTTGCACAATACGGGCACGCTCATCAACTCGGGCACGATCGCCAACAATGGCGCGATCACCAATACCGGCTCGCTGCACAATTCCGGAACGCTCAGCGGGGCGGGCAGTTACACCCAGAGCGGCTCCTCGGCGATCACCACGAACACGGGGACGTTTCAAGCGGCGACCATTTCGATCTCTGGAGGCGTCTTCTACCAGAACGCCGGGGCGTTAAGCGCGGATTCGCTCACGATCGACAGTGGCGCCACGCTCAATTACGCGGGAGGGGCCCTCAGCACCACCTCGGGGATCTTGACCGATAACGGGTTGCTGCTGGCCAGTCCCGCCTCCGGGACGACGCTGACGATTCCCGCCTCGCTCTCCATTATCGGAACGGGCGCGCTCACCAAGACCGGCGACGGCACGCTCGTCCTGGCCGGAACCAACACCTATACCGGGGCCACCACGATCACCGGCGGCACGCTCAGCATTTCTTCGGCGAACAACCTGCAAGGGACAAGCGGCATTGCCATGGACGGCGGCACGCTCCAGGCAACAGCCACGCTGGAGCTCGGCAAAGCGATCACCCTTGGCTCCGGCGGCGGCACCTTCGATGTCGACACCGGCAAGAGCCTGACCCTTTCCGGCGGGATCAGCGACGCCGTGTCCGCGACAGCGGGCTCCCTGGCCAAGACGGGCGCCGGCACCTTGCTCTTGAAGGGGACAAATACCTATTCAGGCAACACCTCCGTCAATGCGGGCACGTTGCAGGCCGGCGCGACCAATGCCTTCTCGCCCAACTCCGTGGTGGTCCTGGCCAATGTCGCCGGGGCGACCCTGGACCTGAACGACTTCGACCAGACCGTCGCCGGACTCTCCGGCGGCGGCACGAGCGGCGGCGACGTGTCCCTCGGCTCGGCCGCCCTGACCGTCAACCAAAACGTCGACACCACCTACGCCGGCGTGATCTCCGGCACCGGCAGCCTCAGGAAGTCCGGCCTCGGCACCCTGACCCTGACCGGAACGAATACCTATTCCGGCGGCACCACCCTGATCGGCGGCACGCTTGCCATCTCCAGCGACGCCAACCTGGGGGCCGTAACCGGTGTCCTGACCTTTGACGGGGGCACGTTGCGAACCAACGCCGATTGCGGCATTTACCGGGCCATCAATGTCTCGGGCAACGGCACCCTCGACAACGCGGGCAACAACGTCAGCCTGTCCGGCGTCCTGACCGGGGCCGGCACCCTGACCCTGGCCGGTTCGGGCACCGACACCCTGGGCGCGACCTTCGACGGTTCCGGCTTCGCCGGCACGCTGGACGTGGCCAGCGCGGCCACCTTGGCCGGCGTCGGCACCGTGCACAACCTGAGCGTCAGCGGCACCATCTCGCCGGGCAATTCCCCCGGCACCATCACCGTCACCGGCGACTATACCCAAAGCGCCACCGGCAACTACATCTGCCAAGTCACGCCCACGGCCAGCGACCTGATCAACGTCACCGGCGGCAGCGCCACCCTGGCCGGCACGCTGACCGTCGTTCCGGAATATGCCTTCTACAACAGCGGCACGACCTGGATCATCCTCACGACGACCGGGGGCGTGACCGGAACGTTGACCTCCGGAATCTCCGGCTCCACGCCGGCAAACTGGATTCTCGCGCCCGTCTCCATGGGGAACGCCGTCGCCGTGACGCTCATGCGCGCCGCCTATGCCGCCTCCGCCACAAGCGTCCGGTCCTCCGCCACCGGAGCGGGGCTTAACGCCGCCGCCTACAGCGCCACCGGAGAGCTGGCCACGCTCATCCAGTACCTGGATTATTCCTACGGGACCGACAGTAACCTTGCCGCCTGGAGCGTGGCGCACAACGCGCTGACCGACTACGTTCTCAACGTACTGAGCCCCGAGCCCTACGATGCCTTCACCCAGGTCCTGTTCGACGGCGGGCGGCTTTTGACGTCCGTGCAACGGGCCGGGCTTTATAGCGGCGAAGCCGGCGGCGGAGCGATCGCCAGCCCCGGGGATATCGGCCCGGCGAGCATTGCGGGGGCCTCCGGTCCCTCGGGCGCGATGTCCGGCCTGGACGACAAGCCCTGGCGGGTCGGAGGAAACGGACTCGGCGTCTTTATCAAGCCGCTCGGCATGCTGTCCGGCCAAAAGGGCAGTGCCGACCGCACCGGCTACAACACCGTGACCGGCGGCGTGACCGGCGGCATGCTGTTTAGCCCCGGCCCGGCCTGGACGTTCGCCCTGGCGCCGGGCTACGTGACGCAGTCCATGACCCTGCATTCCGAGGGAGGCGGCAAGGGGACGGTGGAGGACTGGAGTCTGGCCCTGCTCGGAGGCTACCGCCAGGACGGCTGGCATGCCGATATCGGGGTGCGGGCCGGGTATGACGCCTACCGGTCGACGCGCAATCTGCCCTTGCCCACCTCCTCCGGCGCGGCCAAGGCGACCTGGAACGGCTGGAACACGAGTATTACGGCCGGCGGCGGCTATGACTGCAAGCTTGGGGCGCTGGACCTCGGTCCTTTTGCCTCGGTGCAGTGGCAGCACGCCCATGAAGACGGATTCCGGGAGAGTAGGGTGGGGACGCTGGGTCAGAGCCTGCGGGAGCGCAGCGCGGACGCCCTGACCACGATCGTCGGCGGCCGGGTGTCGCGAACCTTCGAGACGGCGGGCGGCCTGGTCGTGACGCCGGAGATCCGGGCGGGCTGGAGCGCCGAGTGGCTGTCCAATCCGGGATATATCACTGCGTCGTTTCTTGGTTCGTCGGCCTCGGCCTACCATGCCGTCACGGCCGACCAGCGCTACCATTCCATGCTGCTCGACGCCGGGGTGACGATGCGCCTACAGGATCGCTTGTCGCTCTCGGCCAAGGTCGGCGTGAAGTTGTTCCGACCTGGCCATGAGGCCCAGGCGGCCAGTATCGGATTCACGTATTCGTTTTGA
- a CDS encoding response regulator, whose translation MYKSPSRQLAGLALILAGLLLFVLYSVRPGRLSPLATEGTLDLSGWDFAKDGLARLDGQWEFLWGAAGPAEHRGPLNPSGPADRYPVPAIWGKPTALGRAVSPHGLAAYRLRVRLPSGNEPHALYLSGMLSACRVWVDGRLVGTSGEIDDNGRETPRKHCITPVFVPSGPEAEIVLEVANHTNVQGGLNAPILIGTRDQVQRLVSVRWLTGALIAGMLLAMSAYHLIIFVMRRTDRSNLYFGLFALAWGANTLFSPASGFVLSEFTTLSWRWYITLTLLPYAVTTPLMILLYHALFPKPYARVVNAFFSLLGGAYAIYLLAAGPSAFGPIPLLYFMVTRTAFLYLFTAFAVDIVRRERGVLLLAPGYLALGYAELCKILYDLHVTASAEFAPYGMLAFILSYAVFMAVRFSQAFSNAERLAGELGSSNERLEHLGELKDTFLANATHELKTPLAGMVGIAESLLAGAGGSLTETAKGHLRMLAYSGKRLSRLVDDVLDHARLKNMDVQLSLELVHFETTAKRVLALARGLAADKGLELRADLPPDLPPIRADSGRLEQILFNLVGNAIKYTNQGFVELAASVEEDRLAVRVADSGIGIAAEDQELIFASFTQVATGDAAATGGAGLGLAIASRLVELHGGTLRVASSPNQGSVFSFTLPLGDNAPSCAPPRGPAPSAVGDTARIAAVPGLPSLPSGATGPDYDVLVVDDESVNLHVVATCLAVSDLTVKAVRSGAEALALLAAGDDPGVVLLDVMMPDRNGYDVCREIRGTRSAVSLPVVMLTCRNRVEDVVEGFAAGANDYVTKPFARAELMARVSTQLDLRRAHRVLEENISLRREVVMRRQTEQALRLWQIRLSRMLDAIGEAVFAVNQSGEIAFCNQSFADLTGRSAREALGQPLIWLLAEPDAPAAKLLRDGLRRLLDGGGDAENFEAVDIVTQERGPQSCRIHVKRVALAEEPMLLLHLGPNDADSGQDAAVLVDMLRKVEGNRLRLQRIGEALQTMATGEAQAAALQDLTALDALLENICDRMSGNNSDQADKILAVHVMQTALACWCEATGLGKGELAVQSGLWNAYMERDGYLRTQTLDKYLSLGTLPGRPRWRSIIATAEYVLSACPDSPRYGDPLRHLLERLRQLESDTHP comes from the coding sequence ATGTACAAGTCGCCATCCCGTCAGCTCGCGGGCCTAGCCCTGATCCTGGCGGGTCTGCTCCTGTTCGTCCTGTACAGCGTGCGACCGGGCCGCCTGTCTCCCCTGGCGACGGAGGGGACGCTCGATCTGTCCGGCTGGGACTTCGCCAAGGACGGCCTGGCCAGGCTTGACGGGCAATGGGAATTTCTGTGGGGAGCGGCCGGACCGGCCGAACATCGTGGCCCCTTAAATCCCTCCGGGCCGGCCGATCGGTACCCTGTTCCCGCGATATGGGGAAAACCAACAGCCCTCGGCCGGGCCGTTTCGCCGCACGGTCTGGCCGCCTACCGGCTTCGGGTACGCCTCCCGTCCGGCAACGAACCGCACGCGCTATATCTCTCCGGCATGCTCTCGGCCTGCCGGGTCTGGGTGGATGGGCGCCTGGTCGGCACCAGCGGCGAGATCGACGACAACGGGCGCGAGACGCCGCGCAAACACTGCATCACGCCCGTCTTCGTTCCCTCCGGCCCGGAAGCGGAAATCGTGCTCGAAGTCGCCAACCACACCAACGTCCAAGGCGGCCTCAACGCGCCCATCCTCATCGGGACGCGCGATCAGGTGCAGCGCCTGGTCAGCGTGCGCTGGCTGACCGGCGCGCTCATTGCCGGCATGCTCCTGGCCATGAGCGCCTATCATCTGATCATTTTCGTCATGCGCCGGACCGACCGGAGCAATTTGTACTTCGGCCTCTTTGCTTTGGCCTGGGGCGCCAACACCCTTTTCAGCCCGGCCAGCGGCTTTGTCTTAAGCGAGTTCACGACGCTCTCCTGGCGCTGGTACATTACGCTGACCCTGCTGCCTTACGCCGTAACAACCCCGCTCATGATCCTGCTGTATCACGCACTGTTCCCCAAGCCGTACGCCCGCGTGGTCAACGCCTTCTTCAGCCTGCTCGGCGGGGCTTACGCAATCTATCTCCTGGCTGCCGGGCCAAGCGCCTTCGGCCCGATTCCCCTGTTGTACTTCATGGTCACCCGCACGGCCTTCCTGTACCTGTTTACGGCCTTCGCCGTGGACATCGTGCGGCGCGAGCGAGGCGTGTTGTTGCTCGCTCCGGGCTACCTGGCCCTGGGCTATGCGGAGTTGTGCAAGATTCTCTACGACCTGCACGTCACCGCCTCGGCGGAATTCGCGCCCTACGGCATGCTGGCCTTCATCCTTTCCTACGCGGTCTTCATGGCCGTGCGCTTCTCCCAGGCGTTTTCCAACGCGGAGCGACTGGCCGGCGAACTGGGGAGCAGCAACGAACGGCTCGAACACCTCGGCGAGCTCAAGGACACCTTCCTGGCCAACGCCACCCACGAGCTCAAAACGCCGCTGGCCGGCATGGTGGGCATCGCGGAATCGCTCCTGGCCGGGGCGGGCGGCTCCCTGACGGAAACGGCCAAGGGGCATCTGCGCATGCTCGCGTACAGCGGCAAGCGCCTTTCCCGGCTGGTGGACGACGTGCTGGACCATGCCAGGTTGAAAAACATGGACGTGCAGCTTTCGCTGGAGTTGGTGCACTTCGAAACCACGGCCAAACGCGTGCTCGCCCTGGCGCGCGGCCTGGCGGCGGACAAAGGATTGGAGCTGCGCGCCGACCTGCCCCCGGACCTGCCCCCGATCCGGGCCGATTCAGGCCGCCTGGAGCAGATCCTGTTCAACCTGGTGGGAAATGCCATCAAGTACACCAACCAGGGCTTCGTGGAACTTGCCGCGTCCGTGGAAGAGGATCGCCTCGCGGTCCGTGTCGCGGATTCGGGCATCGGCATCGCCGCGGAGGACCAGGAGCTGATTTTCGCCTCCTTTACACAGGTTGCCACCGGTGATGCCGCGGCCACGGGCGGGGCGGGTCTGGGACTGGCCATCGCCTCGCGCCTTGTGGAGCTGCATGGGGGGACGCTTCGGGTCGCTTCCAGCCCAAATCAGGGAAGCGTGTTCAGCTTTACCCTGCCGCTTGGAGACAACGCCCCCTCCTGCGCGCCCCCCCGGGGACCTGCTCCGTCGGCAGTGGGCGACACCGCGCGCATCGCCGCCGTGCCGGGCCTGCCGTCCCTCCCCTCGGGAGCCACCGGGCCGGACTACGACGTGCTTGTCGTGGACGACGAATCCGTGAATCTGCATGTTGTGGCCACTTGTCTTGCGGTGTCGGACCTGACCGTCAAGGCCGTCCGCAGCGGGGCGGAGGCGTTGGCCCTGCTGGCCGCGGGCGACGATCCGGGGGTTGTGCTGCTCGATGTTATGATGCCCGATCGGAACGGCTATGACGTGTGCCGGGAAATCCGGGGAACACGCAGTGCGGTCTCGTTGCCGGTCGTTATGCTGACCTGCCGCAATCGCGTGGAAGACGTGGTGGAGGGCTTCGCCGCCGGGGCCAACGACTACGTGACCAAACCCTTCGCGCGCGCGGAGCTGATGGCCCGCGTGTCCACGCAACTTGACCTGCGGCGGGCGCATCGCGTGCTGGAAGAAAACATCAGCCTGCGGCGCGAAGTGGTCATGCGGCGCCAGACCGAGCAGGCACTGCGGCTGTGGCAGATACGGCTCTCGCGGATGCTCGACGCCATTGGCGAGGCCGTGTTCGCGGTGAACCAAAGCGGCGAGATCGCCTTTTGCAACCAGTCCTTCGCGGACTTGACCGGCCGCTCGGCACGGGAAGCGCTCGGCCAGCCTCTGATCTGGCTGCTGGCCGAGCCGGACGCGCCTGCGGCCAAACTACTGCGCGACGGCCTTCGCCGTCTGCTGGACGGCGGCGGTGACGCCGAAAACTTCGAGGCCGTGGACATTGTGACGCAAGAACGGGGTCCCCAGTCGTGCCGCATCCATGTCAAACGCGTTGCACTGGCTGAAGAACCGATGTTGCTGTTGCACCTTGGTCCAAACGATGCGGACAGTGGACAGGATGCCGCCGTGCTTGTGGATATGCTGCGCAAGGTCGAGGGGAACAGGTTACGCTTGCAACGCATCGGGGAAGCGCTGCAAACCATGGCCACAGGGGAGGCACAGGCTGCCGCCTTGCAGGACCTGACGGCGCTCGACGCCTTGCTGGAAAACATCTGCGACAGGATGAGCGGCAACAACAGCGATCAGGCGGATAAAATTCTGGCAGTGCACGTCATGCAGACGGCTCTTGCCTGCTGGTGCGAGGCCACCGGACTTGGCAAAGGGGAGCTGGCCGTTCAGTCCGGCCTCTGGAACGCCTATATGGAGCGCGACGGCTACCTGCGCACGCAGACACTGGACAAGTATTTAAGCCTTGGCACCCTTCCCGGGCGTCCACGCTGGCGCTCCATCATCGCCACGGCCGAATACGTGCTCTCGGCCTGTCCTGACTCCCCCCGTTACGGAGATCCGCTGCGGCACCTCCTGGAGCGCCTGCGGCAACTTGAGAGCGACACGCATCCGTGA